A window of the Solidesulfovibrio fructosivorans JJ] genome harbors these coding sequences:
- the glpK gene encoding glycerol kinase GlpK: MSKYILALDQGTTSSRAILFTREGDIKQIAQKEFTQIYPQPGWVEHNANEIFDTQSFVMGECLSQADADASDVAAIGITNQRETTVVWEKATGSPIHNAIVWQDRRTAGFCDELKKRGLEDTFRSKTGLVIDAYFAGTKIRWMLDNVPGARAKAEKGELLFGTIDSWLIWNLTKGAVHVTDTSNASRTLLYNIHTGQWDDELLDIMGVPRSMLPRVSQSSEVVGEVHPEFLGRALPIAGIAGDQQAATYGNACLHEGMAKNTYGTGCFMLMNTGTTPRPSTNNLLTTVAWGTPSGRYYALEGSVFIAGAVVQWLRDGLGIIKSAPEVEQLALSVPDNGGVFLVPAFVGLGAPHWDQYARGTMVGITRGTTKAHIARAAIESIALQTYDIMGCMQKDAGIKLETLRADGGATRNNLLMQCQANVLGVPVERPRVTETTALGAAYLAGLAVGFWQSEDEIAAMWQLDRRFEPNKSPAEREKLIHGWQRAVERCKNWVEA; the protein is encoded by the coding sequence ATGAGCAAGTACATTCTGGCCCTTGACCAGGGCACGACCAGTTCCCGGGCCATCCTTTTCACCCGCGAAGGCGACATCAAGCAGATCGCGCAAAAGGAGTTCACCCAGATTTATCCCCAGCCGGGTTGGGTGGAGCACAACGCCAACGAAATCTTCGACACCCAGTCCTTCGTCATGGGCGAATGCCTGAGCCAGGCCGATGCCGACGCCTCGGATGTGGCGGCCATCGGCATCACCAACCAGCGCGAGACCACCGTGGTTTGGGAAAAGGCCACCGGCTCCCCCATCCACAACGCCATCGTCTGGCAGGACCGCCGCACGGCCGGCTTTTGCGACGAGCTCAAAAAACGCGGCCTGGAAGACACCTTCCGCTCCAAAACCGGCCTGGTCATCGACGCCTATTTCGCCGGCACCAAGATCCGCTGGATGCTCGACAACGTCCCCGGAGCCCGGGCCAAGGCCGAAAAGGGCGAACTGCTCTTCGGCACCATCGATTCCTGGCTCATCTGGAACCTGACCAAGGGCGCGGTCCACGTCACCGACACGTCCAACGCCAGCCGGACCCTGCTCTACAACATCCATACCGGCCAGTGGGACGACGAGCTGCTCGATATCATGGGCGTGCCCCGCTCCATGCTGCCCCGCGTGAGCCAGTCCTCGGAAGTGGTCGGCGAGGTGCATCCCGAGTTTCTGGGCCGGGCTCTGCCCATCGCCGGCATCGCCGGCGACCAGCAGGCCGCCACCTACGGCAACGCCTGCCTGCACGAGGGCATGGCCAAAAACACCTACGGCACCGGCTGCTTCATGCTCATGAACACCGGCACCACCCCCCGCCCCAGCACCAACAACCTCCTGACCACCGTGGCCTGGGGCACGCCGTCGGGGCGGTATTACGCCCTGGAAGGCAGCGTGTTCATCGCCGGCGCGGTGGTGCAGTGGCTGCGCGACGGCCTTGGCATCATCAAAAGCGCCCCCGAGGTGGAACAGCTCGCCCTGTCCGTGCCGGACAACGGCGGCGTCTTTCTGGTGCCGGCTTTTGTCGGCCTTGGCGCGCCCCATTGGGACCAGTACGCCCGCGGCACCATGGTCGGCATCACCCGCGGCACGACCAAGGCCCATATCGCCCGGGCGGCCATCGAATCCATCGCCCTCCAGACCTACGACATCATGGGCTGCATGCAAAAGGACGCCGGCATCAAGCTGGAGACCCTGCGTGCCGACGGTGGGGCCACCCGCAACAACCTGCTCATGCAGTGCCAGGCAAACGTGCTGGGCGTGCCTGTCGAGCGGCCCAGGGTGACCGAGACCACGGCCCTTGGCGCGGCCTATCTGGCCGGCCTGGCCGTCGGCTTCTGGCAAAGCGAGGACGAAATCGCCGCCATGTGGCAGCTCGACCGCCGCTTCGAGCCGAACAAGTCCCCGGCCGAGCGGGAAAAGCTGATCCACGGCTGGCAGCGGGCCGTGGAACGCTGCAAGAACTGGGTGGAAGCCTAG
- a CDS encoding MIP/aquaporin family protein, translated as MNESSLGKEMFSEFLGTMILIIFGAGCVAMKVFFGEALNISWDTITFGWGLGVFFGVLASLRSGAHINPAVTLALAATGRFPWGKVLPYTLAQTAGGFLGAAIVFLDFKAKWLMADPTLVKTAGIFCTFPAVPGFWPGFIDQIIGTAVLMFGILSIGDFGAKNKVPWIGPVAVAMLVMAIGMSLGAMNGYAINPARDFGPRFFALLAGFTQPNLMDVSIVLVPILGPLVGGPLGALVYDRTTGALNKDPNADFCEDGAQECEECRS; from the coding sequence ATGAACGAGTCGTCACTTGGCAAGGAGATGTTCTCCGAATTCCTGGGGACCATGATCCTCATCATATTCGGAGCCGGATGCGTGGCCATGAAGGTCTTTTTCGGCGAAGCGCTGAACATATCATGGGATACGATCACCTTCGGTTGGGGATTGGGCGTCTTTTTCGGGGTGCTGGCCAGCCTGCGCTCCGGCGCGCACATCAACCCCGCCGTGACTCTGGCCCTGGCCGCCACCGGCCGCTTCCCCTGGGGCAAGGTGCTGCCCTACACCCTGGCCCAGACCGCCGGCGGCTTTCTCGGCGCGGCCATCGTGTTCCTTGATTTCAAGGCCAAATGGCTCATGGCCGACCCGACGCTGGTCAAAACGGCCGGCATCTTCTGCACCTTCCCGGCCGTGCCCGGGTTCTGGCCGGGCTTTATCGACCAGATCATCGGCACCGCCGTGCTCATGTTCGGCATCCTTTCCATCGGCGACTTCGGCGCCAAGAACAAAGTGCCCTGGATCGGCCCCGTGGCCGTGGCCATGCTGGTCATGGCCATCGGCATGAGCCTCGGGGCCATGAACGGATACGCCATCAACCCGGCCCGCGACTTCGGCCCGCGCTTTTTCGCCCTGCTGGCCGGCTTCACCCAACCGAACCTGATGGATGTGAGCATCGTGCTCGTGCCCATCCTCGGACCCCTCGTCGGCGGCCCGCTTGGTGCGCTTGTCTACGACAGGACCACCGGAGCGCTCAACAAGGACCCCAATGCCGATTTTTGCGAAGACGGCGCGCAGGAATGTGAGGAGTGTAGATCATGA
- a CDS encoding glycerol-3-phosphate dehydrogenase/oxidase — protein sequence MDRQEQLARLQDGETFDLLVIGGGATGCGIALDAATRGLRVALVERDDFAQGTSSKSTKLVHGGVRYLEKAILKCDREQFNLVREGLRERGRLLKNAPHLAHAIRLMTPVKTWFQAAYIFAGLVLYDLLAGRLSLGHSRVVTRRKAKKLFPQLNLDDYKAAVIYADGQFNDARMAVTLARTAAAYGAVCANHVEVTGLVKENGRIRGANLRDRQSGRAWTVAAKGVINATGPFADAIRRMDDPDAPGMLKVSSGIHILLESGTVPDDLSLMIPRTEDGRVLFMIPWQGHVLFGTTDEPADITVDPAPDCKDVDYLLRYASAYLRKPVTGRDVLAVWNGLRPLVFDPKKGSTQELARTHVLTESPSGLLTMAGGKWTSYRAMAEDAVDAACAAFGLGEGRPCVTRELRLIGSRAYYPEAWRDLAARENIAEELARSLYSLYGDEAGTVLALGRELDLLTPIHPEHPYIGAEVAFAVRREMAVRLGDVLLRRLPLGLVDMRHAEEAAPVVAAIMGRELGWDEDRRVREVESARRLLATWFSGQDASQAGSADTLAEEGLGKQPCSRPEGDGPTVEAL from the coding sequence ATGGACAGACAGGAACAGCTCGCCCGTCTGCAGGACGGGGAAACTTTCGACCTTCTCGTGATCGGCGGCGGAGCCACCGGCTGCGGCATCGCCCTGGACGCGGCCACCCGGGGCCTTCGCGTCGCCCTGGTGGAGCGCGACGACTTCGCCCAGGGCACCAGCAGCAAGAGCACCAAGCTGGTGCACGGCGGCGTGCGCTACCTGGAAAAGGCCATCCTCAAGTGCGACCGGGAGCAGTTCAACCTCGTGCGCGAGGGGCTGCGCGAGCGCGGCCGGCTGCTCAAAAACGCCCCCCACCTGGCCCATGCCATCCGCCTCATGACCCCGGTCAAAACCTGGTTTCAGGCCGCCTACATCTTCGCCGGCCTGGTGCTCTACGATCTCCTGGCCGGCCGGCTCTCCCTGGGGCACAGCCGCGTCGTCACCAGGCGCAAGGCGAAAAAGCTCTTTCCCCAGCTCAACCTCGACGACTACAAGGCCGCGGTCATCTACGCCGACGGCCAGTTCAACGACGCGCGCATGGCCGTGACCCTGGCCCGGACCGCCGCCGCCTACGGGGCCGTGTGCGCCAACCACGTGGAAGTGACCGGGCTCGTCAAGGAAAACGGCCGCATCCGCGGCGCGAACCTGCGCGACCGCCAAAGCGGCCGCGCCTGGACCGTGGCCGCCAAGGGCGTGATCAACGCCACCGGCCCCTTTGCCGACGCCATCAGGCGCATGGACGACCCTGATGCGCCGGGCATGCTCAAGGTCAGCTCCGGCATCCATATCCTGCTTGAGTCCGGCACCGTCCCCGACGACCTGTCGCTCATGATTCCGCGCACCGAGGACGGCCGCGTGCTTTTTATGATCCCCTGGCAGGGCCACGTCCTTTTCGGCACCACCGATGAACCGGCGGACATCACGGTCGATCCGGCCCCGGATTGCAAGGACGTGGACTACCTGCTGCGCTACGCCAGCGCCTATCTGCGCAAGCCCGTGACCGGCCGGGACGTCCTGGCCGTGTGGAACGGCCTGCGGCCGCTGGTCTTCGATCCCAAGAAGGGGAGCACCCAGGAGCTGGCCCGCACCCACGTCCTGACCGAGAGCCCGTCCGGGCTTTTGACCATGGCCGGCGGCAAGTGGACGAGCTACCGCGCCATGGCCGAGGACGCCGTGGACGCGGCCTGCGCCGCCTTCGGCCTTGGCGAAGGCCGCCCCTGCGTCACCCGCGAGCTGCGCCTGATCGGTTCGCGGGCCTACTATCCCGAGGCCTGGCGGGATCTGGCCGCCCGCGAAAACATCGCCGAGGAGCTGGCCCGCTCATTGTACTCCCTCTACGGCGATGAGGCCGGAACGGTGCTGGCTCTTGGCCGCGAACTTGATCTCTTGACGCCCATTCATCCGGAGCATCCCTATATCGGCGCGGAAGTGGCCTTTGCCGTGCGCCGGGAGATGGCGGTGCGCCTTGGCGACGTGTTGCTGCGGCGACTGCCTCTTGGACTTGTGGACATGCGCCATGCCGAGGAAGCGGCCCCGGTCGTGGCGGCGATCATGGGGCGGGAACTCGGCTGGGACGAGGACCGTCGCGTCCGTGAAGTGGAGAGCGCCCGCCGGCTGCTTGCGACCTGGTTTTCCGGGCAGGATGCGTCGCAGGCCGGTTCGGCGGACACATTGGCGGAGGAAGGCCTGGGCAAACAGCCCTGTTCCCGCCCGGAAGGGGACGGGCCAACGGTCGAAGCGCTGTAA
- a CDS encoding sugar-binding transcriptional regulator, which translates to MTGFDEEENQLISRVAWLYFHEELTQGDIGERLGLTRLKVNRLLQAGREAGLIRVVINTAFRDCVALEADLVREFGLTRAIVVPTPERAGQHYYETIGRPAGEYASRELADGQRLGVGWGNTMRAAINGLVIRAVRGLSVTSLYGGVPRSPVNPFDSTAMFARKLSAEVCNHLPAPMFVSTPDVRETIAAQPFFRTFYKEALDVDMILTAVGDMTAQATNIALGAISLDQRRDLARAGAVGEFFGRFLDADGNVLDHGINQCSMSPDFAGLCKVPRIILVSGGMAKVPILQAVLRRGYAHAFVTDASTARSLLNP; encoded by the coding sequence ATGACCGGGTTCGACGAAGAGGAAAACCAGCTGATCTCACGGGTCGCCTGGCTCTATTTCCACGAAGAGCTCACCCAGGGGGACATCGGCGAACGCCTCGGGCTCACGCGCCTCAAGGTCAACCGCCTGCTTCAGGCCGGACGCGAGGCCGGGCTGATCCGGGTCGTCATCAACACCGCCTTTCGCGACTGCGTCGCCCTGGAAGCCGACCTCGTCCGCGAGTTCGGCCTGACCCGCGCCATCGTCGTGCCGACCCCCGAGCGCGCCGGACAACATTACTACGAAACCATCGGCCGCCCGGCCGGCGAATACGCCTCCCGCGAGCTGGCCGACGGCCAGCGCCTGGGCGTCGGCTGGGGCAACACCATGCGCGCGGCCATAAACGGCCTGGTCATTCGCGCCGTGCGCGGCCTTTCCGTCACCTCCCTCTACGGCGGCGTGCCCAGAAGCCCGGTCAATCCCTTCGATTCCACGGCCATGTTCGCCAGAAAGCTCTCGGCCGAGGTCTGCAACCACCTGCCCGCGCCCATGTTCGTTTCCACCCCGGACGTGCGCGAGACCATCGCCGCCCAGCCCTTTTTCCGCACCTTTTACAAGGAAGCCCTGGACGTGGACATGATCCTCACCGCCGTTGGCGACATGACCGCCCAGGCCACCAACATCGCGCTGGGGGCCATCAGCCTGGACCAGCGCCGCGATCTGGCCCGGGCCGGCGCGGTGGGGGAATTTTTCGGCCGCTTTCTCGACGCCGACGGCAACGTGCTGGACCACGGCATCAACCAGTGCAGCATGTCTCCGGATTTCGCGGGGCTGTGCAAGGTGCCCCGCATCATTCTCGTCTCCGGCGGCATGGCCAAGGTGCCCATTTTGCAAGCCGTGCTGCGTCGCGGCTATGCGCATGCCTTTGTTACGGACGCGAGCACGGCCCGCAGTCTGCTCAACCCTTAA
- a CDS encoding CerR family C-terminal domain-containing protein: MPQAPEKNDKRLAKGRQTRERLLAEALRLFAQHGYAGVGTREVAAAAKTNIASIAFHFSGKEGLYRAVIEHVSGELARLHQAAIAEATAQSAAGGEEAGDRAKRIVTDLITRLLTSNRSRWMTLLLQREFITPTPFFDVIYESTIEPTLTALAALASEINGKSQASPENKVLAFSLFIMTSAFQRNRNTFLRFIEKDAYSPEDIETISRVVARFVKNGLLQPQETNEALSPCPSKQNF, encoded by the coding sequence ATGCCCCAGGCACCCGAAAAAAACGACAAACGCCTCGCCAAGGGCCGCCAGACCCGGGAAAGACTTCTGGCGGAAGCGCTGCGGCTTTTCGCGCAGCACGGCTACGCCGGCGTCGGCACAAGGGAAGTGGCGGCCGCCGCCAAGACCAACATCGCCTCCATCGCCTTCCACTTTTCCGGCAAGGAAGGGCTCTACCGGGCGGTCATCGAACACGTGTCCGGCGAGCTGGCCCGGCTGCACCAGGCCGCCATCGCCGAGGCCACGGCCCAAAGCGCGGCCGGCGGCGAGGAGGCCGGGGACAGGGCAAAGCGCATCGTCACCGACCTCATCACCCGGCTTTTGACGTCCAACCGCTCACGCTGGATGACGCTTTTGCTGCAACGCGAATTCATCACCCCGACCCCCTTTTTCGACGTCATCTACGAAAGCACCATCGAGCCGACGCTTACGGCCCTGGCGGCGCTGGCAAGCGAAATCAACGGAAAGTCACAGGCGTCCCCGGAAAACAAGGTGCTGGCCTTTTCCCTTTTCATCATGACCAGCGCCTTTCAGCGCAACCGGAACACCTTTTTGCGGTTCATCGAAAAGGATGCCTATTCGCCAGAGGATATCGAAACCATCAGTCGTGTCGTGGCCAGATTCGTGAAAAACGGCCTGCTCCAACCCCAAGAAACAAACGAAGCCTTGTCGCCATGTCCCAGCAAACAAAACTTCTGA
- a CDS encoding MFS transporter, whose product MSQQTKLLTIDFICICLLIFLAYCNITVFYNLYLYLQEIDIPANWRGFLIGCSSLSTIAFFLFASPYLTVKNAIPCALAGALIMIGCGISYLYAHGVASLLLVRLANGAAVYLLSAGCMTLMVSRIAPEHSGQAFSLYSIALLLPYSLVPSVCDVVTPHLPSVAYTYRDMSLLLVPGLAMIAVISRRQRRARHGDASQPAMSLGEMYRNALTPRIGLVLLLNGIYIITFASLFFMAQGLFRSRGFHSVGSYFTIQMFCMIIIRLLGNRLFDKVHKVRLIIFSFLVSSASFALMAVSYSLVGLYASSLLMGIGMGVISPALYGLMFTISSPRFKAVNSNLMMLSLQIGNFLGPVYGAWVMQRVGYADLFLCNAGCCLVGIGLCFLLTSHRIDATRNIANA is encoded by the coding sequence ATGTCCCAGCAAACAAAACTTCTGACCATCGATTTCATCTGCATCTGTCTGCTCATCTTCCTGGCCTACTGCAACATCACGGTCTTCTACAATCTCTACCTCTATCTCCAGGAAATAGACATTCCCGCCAACTGGCGCGGCTTCCTCATCGGCTGCTCGTCGCTTTCCACCATCGCTTTTTTCCTGTTCGCCAGCCCCTATCTGACCGTCAAAAACGCCATTCCCTGCGCCCTGGCCGGGGCGCTGATCATGATCGGCTGCGGCATAAGCTACCTGTACGCCCACGGCGTCGCGAGCCTCCTGCTCGTGCGACTGGCCAACGGCGCGGCCGTGTATCTGCTTTCCGCCGGCTGCATGACGCTCATGGTCTCGCGCATCGCCCCGGAGCACAGCGGCCAGGCCTTCAGCCTCTATTCCATCGCCCTGCTTTTGCCCTATTCCCTGGTCCCGTCCGTGTGCGACGTCGTCACGCCCCACCTGCCGTCGGTGGCGTACACGTATCGCGACATGTCCCTGCTGCTCGTGCCCGGGCTGGCCATGATCGCCGTCATCAGCCGGCGGCAGCGCCGGGCGAGACACGGCGACGCGTCCCAGCCGGCCATGTCGCTTGGCGAGATGTACCGCAACGCGCTTACCCCCCGCATCGGGTTGGTGCTTTTGCTCAACGGCATCTACATCATCACCTTCGCCTCGCTTTTCTTCATGGCCCAGGGGCTGTTCCGCTCCCGGGGATTTCACTCCGTGGGCTCGTATTTCACCATCCAGATGTTTTGCATGATCATCATCCGCCTGCTCGGCAACAGGCTCTTCGACAAGGTCCACAAGGTGCGGCTGATCATCTTCAGCTTCCTCGTCTCCTCGGCCAGTTTCGCGCTCATGGCCGTGTCCTACAGCCTGGTCGGGCTGTACGCCTCGTCGCTGCTCATGGGCATCGGCATGGGGGTCATCTCGCCGGCGCTCTACGGACTGATGTTCACCATCTCGTCGCCGCGCTTCAAGGCGGTCAATTCCAACCTGATGATGCTGTCCCTGCAGATCGGCAATTTCCTGGGACCGGTCTACGGGGCCTGGGTCATGCAGCGCGTCGGGTATGCGGATTTGTTCCTGTGCAATGCCGGCTGCTGTCTTGTCGGCATCGGGCTGTGCTTTTTGCTGACCAGCCACCGGATCGACGCCACGCGCAACATCGCCAACGCCTAG
- the murI gene encoding glutamate racemase translates to MARRAESAHKGFVVHCDSSCPIGIFDSGVGGLTVARAVMDRLPSESIVYFGDTARVPYGVKSPDTVARYAGQITNFLLAKNVKLLIVACNTMAAVALPAITALSPAPVLEVISAGAASALAATRTKRIGIIATPSTIASRAYESALAALGGPEVFTASKACPLFVPLVEEGWLAHPATRLVAEEYLTPLLAENLDTLILGCTHYPLLAPLLAEVAGPDVRLQDSATAVAERAAAVLGYLGLAAPKGPDTPRHVFHVTDMPRKFREIGELFLGRPMEDVRLEKL, encoded by the coding sequence GTGGCGCGCCGCGCCGAATCCGCGCATAAAGGCTTCGTTGTGCACTGCGACAGCTCCTGCCCCATCGGCATCTTCGACTCCGGCGTCGGCGGCCTCACGGTCGCCCGGGCCGTCATGGACCGCCTGCCGAGCGAGTCCATCGTCTATTTCGGCGACACCGCCCGCGTGCCATACGGCGTCAAATCCCCGGACACGGTGGCCCGCTACGCCGGCCAGATCACGAATTTTCTTTTGGCCAAAAACGTCAAGCTCCTGATCGTCGCCTGCAACACCATGGCCGCCGTGGCCCTGCCGGCCATCACCGCCCTGTCCCCGGCCCCGGTCCTCGAAGTCATCTCGGCCGGAGCGGCGAGCGCCCTGGCCGCGACCAGGACCAAGCGCATCGGGATCATCGCCACGCCCTCGACCATCGCCAGCCGGGCCTACGAATCGGCCCTGGCCGCCCTGGGCGGTCCGGAGGTCTTCACCGCCTCGAAGGCCTGTCCGCTGTTCGTGCCCCTGGTCGAGGAAGGCTGGCTGGCCCACCCGGCCACGCGGCTGGTGGCCGAGGAATACCTGACGCCGCTTCTGGCCGAAAATCTCGACACGCTCATTCTCGGCTGCACCCACTATCCGCTTCTGGCCCCGCTTTTGGCCGAGGTGGCCGGACCGGACGTGCGCCTGCAGGATTCGGCCACGGCCGTGGCCGAACGCGCCGCCGCCGTGCTGGGCTACCTGGGCCTGGCCGCGCCGAAGGGGCCGGACACGCCGCGCCACGTGTTCCACGTCACGGACATGCCGCGAAAATTCCGGGAAATCGGCGAACTCTTCCTCGGCCGTCCCATGGAGGACGTGCGCCTGGAAAAGCTCTAA
- a CDS encoding tetratricopeptide repeat protein: MDRFSVRGMSLVLALWFLAACFGGCARKALPPAPVAPLPSAAERLAAGKKAFAAGKFQAALPDLAAAAGQAPDLAEAHFYLGLCAAKTGDAKRAATELSRAAAADAADPRPLEALGILQYEAGRRQAALASLDAAIGRGSKSAQVYYYRANLAMATGDCRHALAAYRRAMLLDPSFAAAGVEYQSARMACARAETPPKVPAPFTPKPLPRSKPASDHKAVPASRPAPAAKSVPATSAVAHPAPAEPLSPTPTTGRPTTENPSPATP; the protein is encoded by the coding sequence ATGGACCGGTTTTCCGTTCGGGGTATGTCCCTTGTCCTGGCCCTGTGGTTTCTGGCCGCCTGCTTCGGGGGCTGCGCCAGAAAGGCCTTGCCGCCGGCTCCCGTCGCGCCCCTTCCTTCGGCCGCCGAACGTCTGGCCGCCGGGAAAAAGGCCTTTGCCGCCGGGAAGTTTCAAGCCGCCCTGCCGGATCTGGCCGCCGCCGCCGGGCAGGCCCCGGATCTGGCCGAGGCCCATTTCTACCTGGGCCTTTGCGCCGCCAAGACCGGTGACGCAAAGCGCGCAGCGACCGAGCTTTCGCGAGCGGCCGCGGCCGATGCCGCCGACCCGCGCCCCCTCGAAGCCCTGGGCATCTTGCAATACGAGGCCGGGCGGCGCCAGGCGGCGCTCGCCTCCCTGGACGCGGCCATCGGCCGGGGCTCGAAAAGCGCCCAAGTCTATTATTACCGGGCCAATCTGGCCATGGCCACCGGCGATTGCCGCCATGCCCTGGCCGCCTATCGCCGGGCCATGCTCCTCGATCCGTCCTTTGCCGCCGCCGGGGTGGAATATCAAAGCGCCCGCATGGCCTGCGCCAGGGCCGAGACGCCGCCAAAAGTCCCGGCTCCCTTCACGCCCAAACCCCTCCCCAGGTCCAAACCCGCTTCCGACCACAAGGCCGTTCCCGCGTCCAGGCCGGCTCCCGCCGCCAAGTCCGTCCCCGCCACCTCGGCGGTGGCGCATCCGGCCCCGGCCGAGCCCCTGTCTCCGACTCCGACGACAGGCCGACCCACGACGGAAAACCCGTCGCCGGCCACGCCCTAG